The Rhodoluna lacicola genome includes the window GAGCGGCGCACCAAAGAAGAAAGCTCTTCTGCGGTCCTAGTGGAACTCAGTTCTTCACGTGGCTCGAAGCCAAGCAGCCGGACTATTTTGTTTCCAGTCACGTTGAGGAACCGAATCATGAAATTGAAGGTCCAGGTGAAGGCAACTTGAAAACCAACCACGAATCTCAAAACCTTGAGCGGGCTAGAAAGGGCCATGTTTTTTGGAACCAGCTCACCAATGAGGAAGGAGAAAACGGTGGCAATAATCATGCCAAGAATTACGGAAAAGGTTCGCTTGAGGTCATTACTAATTGAAAGATCTCCAAAGAGCGGTGACAGAAGTTTGGTAAGTGCCGGTTCAGCCACAAATCCCGTTAGCAAAGTGGTTATTGTGATACCCAGTTGGGCTGCCGATAAGTGGGTGCTGGTTTGTCGCAGAGCCCGAATTGGCAAGGTGAGGCCCTTTTCGCCCCTGCTCTGTCGTGATTGCAAATCGTTGCGTTCAACATTCAAGAGCGAAAATTCGCTGGCAACGAAAAACCCGGTTCCAATGGTCAAAATTAGACCAAAACCAAGCATCAGCCATTCACTCATAAGGCGGCACCGCCCGAGGGTCTATGGTCAGAACCTGCTTTATCCATCGTCTGACCAGCATACCGGCAGATTTCTAGTAATTCACTGGCCGAAACAGCCGCTTAGGCCAAATTGGACCGACCCCAGAAGGTAGGCTTAAGGCTCAAAGACTTTCATAAAGAGGTGATTTCTCTGTCAGGCAACACTGAAAACGAGAACGGTTTTGGCGCAAACGACTGGTTAGTCGACGAAATGTATGCGCAGTACAAGGCAAACCCTGATTCCGTGGACAAGGCCTGGTGGCCAATTCTCGAGAACTACAAGCCGACCGAAACTCCTCACGCAACCACAGGTCCGGTGGCTATTCAGCCAGCCGCACCAGCTGCACCCGCCGTGTCGGCCGCACCAGCTGCTCTCCCAAGCGGCTCGGCATCGGCGGTCGTGGCCAAGACAACTCGGGTAGAGGCAAAACCACAGCCAATCCCGGCTCAGGCTCCGGTCACCGGACTAATCAACACCGTAGATTCAGAAGAAGTTGAGGAAGCCGATCAGGTCAACATCCTGAAGGGAATGTCTAAGGCTTTGGCGGCAAACATGGACGCCTCACTTGAAGTTCCTACCGCTACTTCGGTGCGCACCATTCCGGCCAAACTATTGATTGACAACCGAATCGTAATTAACAGCCACCTGTCACGAACTCGCGGTGGCAAGGTTTCTTTCACTCACATCATTGGCTACGCGATTATTCGCGCGCTAAAAGAATTTCCAAGCCAGAACGTTTACTACGACCTAGTTGAGGGGCGCCCGGCTGCCGTTCAACCGGCACACATTAACTTTGGTCTGGCAATCGACATTCCAAAGGAAGATGGCACTCGTGCACTGATGGTGCCAAACATCAAGCGTGCTCAGCGACTTAACTTTGCCGAGTATCTAACTGCTTACGAAGACTTGGTTAAGCGTGCGCGCGAAAACAAGTTGACCGCTGGTGACTTTGCCGGTTCAACAGTTTCACTAACCAACCCAGGTGGAATTGGAACCGTGCACTCGGTACCTCGCCTAATGAAGGGTCAGGGTTGCATCGTTGGTGCAGGTGCACTTGACTACCCCGCAGAATTCTCTGGTCTATCTGATGCGCAGCTTTCAAAGCTTGGCGTGAGTAAGACCATCACACTTACCTCTACCTACGACCACCGCGTTATTCAGGGCGCCGGTTCTGGTGAGTTCCTAAAGAAGGTTCACGAACTGCTACTTGGTGAGCGTGGCTTCTACGACGAGATCTTTGCCGACCTGCGCATTCCATACGAGCCAGTTCGCTGGGTTACCGATTTTGATCGTAACGAGTCAGACGACCGCGCCAAGGAAACTCGCATTCAGGAACTGATTAACGCGTATCGCGTACGCGGTCACCTGATGGCCGATGTTGATCCGCTGGAATACCAGCAGCGATCACACCCAGACCTAGACATCTTGAACCACGGCCTAAGCCTTTGGGATCTTGACCGCACCTACAAGACCGGTGGTTTTGGTGGCAAGCCAAAGGCCGAATTCCGCGAGATCTACAAGATTCTTCGTGACAGCTACTGCCGCACCGTTGGTGTTGAATACATGCACATCCAGGACCCGGCTCAGCGCAAGTGGTTCCAAGACAAACTAGAGCGACCATATGCGAAGCCTTCACGCGAAGAGCAGCTGCGAATTCTTGAGAAGCTAAACGAGGCCGAAGCCTTTGAAACTTTCTTGCAGACCAAGTTCGTTGGTCAGAAGCGTTTCAGTCTTGAAGGCGGCGAATCAACAATCGCCGCGCTTGATGAAATTCTTCAGGAAGCTGCGAATTCCCAACTTGAAGAAGTCGTTATCGGTATGGCTCACCGCGGTCGCCTAAATGTACTAACCAATGTGGCCGGAAAAACTTATGGTCAGGTTTTCAAGGAATTTGAAGGCAACACCGATACCAAGTCTGTTCAGGGTTCAGGTGACGTGAAGTACCACCTTGGCACCGAGGGTACCTTCACCAATATGGAAGGAAAGCAAGTTCGAGTCTCACTTGCAGCAAACCCTTCACACCTTGAAGCCGTGAACCCAGTGGTTGAGGGTATTGTTCGAGCCAAACTTGACCGCACCCATTCGGTTTCGAATGAGGCTTACCCAGTACTGCCGGTAATCATTCACGGTGATGCTGCCTTTGCAGGTCAGGGAGTTGTTCCAGAGGTTCTGAACATGTCCCAACTTCGCGGATACAAGACTGGCGGAACAATCAACATCGTGATTAACAACCAAGTTGGTTTCACCACCCCGCCTTGGGAATCACGTTCAACTGTTTACGCCACCGATGTCGCCAAGGGAATCCAGGCCCCTATCTTCCACGTCAACGGTGATGACCCAGAAGCTGTAGTACGTGTTGCACGACTAGCTTTTGAGTTCCGTCAGGAATTCAAAAAAGACGTGGTTCTTGACATCATCTGTTACCGTCGCCGCGGTCACAATGAAGGTGACGATCCGTCGATGACTCAGCCTCTGATGTACAACCTAATTGAAGCAAAGCGTTCCGTGAGAACTCTTTACCTTGAATCACTTGTTGGTCGAGGCGACATCACGCGTGAAGAATTCGATGCCGCGAATGTTGGATTCCAGAGCCGCCTCGAAAGTGCCTTCACTGAGGTTCACGAGGCAATGATTGCTGCCCCTTCACTCCCAACCCGTCCGGTTGGAATCGGTACCACAGCCAGCGATCACCCAACCATCGAAAAGGCAACTGCCATTTCTCGTGATGTCGTTGAGTTGATTGGTGATGCGCACAATAACCAGCCTGCTGGTTTCCACGTTCACCCTAAGTTGCAGCAGCTACTGACCAAGCGGGTTGAGATGAGCCGCGAAGGTGGCATCGACTGGGGCTTTGGTGAGCTTCTGGCACTGGGTTCTTTGCTCTTGGAAGGCAAGACCGTTCGAATGGCCGGTCAAGACAGTCGTCGCGGAACTTTTGTTCAGCGTCACGCGGTGTTCCACGATCGCGAAAACGGTCAAGAGTGGATGCCGCTTCGAAACCTTTCCGCAGATCAAGCCAAGTTCTACATTTACGACTCATTGCTGAGCGAGTACGCGGCAATGGGTTACGAGTACGGCTACGCAGTCGAAAACCCAAACGCTTTGGTGCTTTGGGAAGCCCAATTTGGTGACTTCGCCAATGGTGCACAGACCATCATCGATGAATTTATATCTTCGTCCGAGCAAAAGTGGAATCAGCATTCTGGTGTGGTTCTGCTCTTGCCACACGGATACGAAGGTCAGGGCCCTGACCACTCTTCAGCCCGCATCGAGCGCTACCTGCAGTTGTGTGCTGAAAACAACATGACTGTGGCTCAGCCTTCGACTCCTGCCTCGCACTTCCACCTTTTGCGTCGCCAGGCTTACTCGAACCCTAAGCGTCCGCTGATTGTCTTTACACCTAAGTCCATGTTGCGCCTCAAGGCAGCTTCATCTTCGGTTGAAGAATTTACCAATGGAACTTTCCAGCCGGTGATAGATGATCAGCAGGGACTAGACAAGAACAACGTAAAGCGCGTGCTGTTCTGCTCGGGCAAGGTTTACTGGGATCTATTGGCAGAAGCGCAAAAACGCAACGATGGCACCACCGCAATCGTTCGAGTTGAGCAGCTTTACCCAACCCCGGTTGATGAAATCAAGGCAACCTATGCTCAGTATCCAAACGCAGAGCTAGTTTGGGTTCAGGATGAGCCGGCCAACCAGGGACCTTGGACCTACATCGGTCTGTTCTTGCCTCGCTACATGAATGGGCAGGTTGCCAAGCTTGTCTCTCGACCTGCCAGCGCCTCTCCGGCGACCGGCTCTGCGAAGCGTCACGCTGTTGAACAAGCGGATCTCATTGAACGCGCCTTTAGCATCTAGTCATGTCAACGGAAACTAGACGCGATGTGCGCATCGTCATTTTGGGCGATGCAATCATTTCAGCGGCTGGAGATCCTAAAGGCATGGGTTGGGTTGGCCGGGTAACCTCAAAGACGCCGTCCAGTTTTCCTCGCATCGACATCTTTGCCCTACCGGCTCCTGATGAGACAACATCCATGTTGGCCGAACGCTGGCAAGCAGAGGTGCAACGTCGATTTAGCGCCGAGACTGAAAATAAACTTGTCATAGCGCTA containing:
- a CDS encoding multifunctional oxoglutarate decarboxylase/oxoglutarate dehydrogenase thiamine pyrophosphate-binding subunit/dihydrolipoyllysine-residue succinyltransferase subunit, with product MISLSGNTENENGFGANDWLVDEMYAQYKANPDSVDKAWWPILENYKPTETPHATTGPVAIQPAAPAAPAVSAAPAALPSGSASAVVAKTTRVEAKPQPIPAQAPVTGLINTVDSEEVEEADQVNILKGMSKALAANMDASLEVPTATSVRTIPAKLLIDNRIVINSHLSRTRGGKVSFTHIIGYAIIRALKEFPSQNVYYDLVEGRPAAVQPAHINFGLAIDIPKEDGTRALMVPNIKRAQRLNFAEYLTAYEDLVKRARENKLTAGDFAGSTVSLTNPGGIGTVHSVPRLMKGQGCIVGAGALDYPAEFSGLSDAQLSKLGVSKTITLTSTYDHRVIQGAGSGEFLKKVHELLLGERGFYDEIFADLRIPYEPVRWVTDFDRNESDDRAKETRIQELINAYRVRGHLMADVDPLEYQQRSHPDLDILNHGLSLWDLDRTYKTGGFGGKPKAEFREIYKILRDSYCRTVGVEYMHIQDPAQRKWFQDKLERPYAKPSREEQLRILEKLNEAEAFETFLQTKFVGQKRFSLEGGESTIAALDEILQEAANSQLEEVVIGMAHRGRLNVLTNVAGKTYGQVFKEFEGNTDTKSVQGSGDVKYHLGTEGTFTNMEGKQVRVSLAANPSHLEAVNPVVEGIVRAKLDRTHSVSNEAYPVLPVIIHGDAAFAGQGVVPEVLNMSQLRGYKTGGTINIVINNQVGFTTPPWESRSTVYATDVAKGIQAPIFHVNGDDPEAVVRVARLAFEFRQEFKKDVVLDIICYRRRGHNEGDDPSMTQPLMYNLIEAKRSVRTLYLESLVGRGDITREEFDAANVGFQSRLESAFTEVHEAMIAAPSLPTRPVGIGTTASDHPTIEKATAISRDVVELIGDAHNNQPAGFHVHPKLQQLLTKRVEMSREGGIDWGFGELLALGSLLLEGKTVRMAGQDSRRGTFVQRHAVFHDRENGQEWMPLRNLSADQAKFYIYDSLLSEYAAMGYEYGYAVENPNALVLWEAQFGDFANGAQTIIDEFISSSEQKWNQHSGVVLLLPHGYEGQGPDHSSARIERYLQLCAENNMTVAQPSTPASHFHLLRRQAYSNPKRPLIVFTPKSMLRLKAASSSVEEFTNGTFQPVIDDQQGLDKNNVKRVLFCSGKVYWDLLAEAQKRNDGTTAIVRVEQLYPTPVDEIKATYAQYPNAELVWVQDEPANQGPWTYIGLFLPRYMNGQVAKLVSRPASASPATGSAKRHAVEQADLIERAFSI